The Pseudomonas sp. TH06 genome has a window encoding:
- a CDS encoding DEAD/DEAH box helicase family protein codes for MSDQFFKQPILNSPYGYPSLHWELDDKGHPTQEIVESRRTSSFISPIPKPRRYHGEQTTLALDEVENLADDGQRYRHSELINAVRREVDAWRRLPPSQWRVTPETARLLEHWRNFKFSGVRPFFCQVEAAETAIWLTEVAPQLGKNGERYLDHLKKVSQDANPGLMRLALKLATGAGKTTVMAMLIAWQTVNAVRHPQSKKFTRGFLLVAPGLTIKDRLRVLLPNDADSYYANREIVPRDMLMDLDKAKIVITNYHSFKLRERMELSKGGRRLLQGRVGSELDTLETEGQMLQRVMPELMGLKNILVINDEAHHCYREKPHATEDDEDLDKDRRAEAEENNKAARLWISGLEAVNRKLGLQRVMDLSATPFFLAGSGYVEGTLFPWTMSDFSLMDAIECGIVKLPRVPVADNIPGAEMPIYRELWKHIGKKMPKKGRGKNALLDPLAIPVELQTALEALYGHYLKTYEAWNQAGIKVPPCFIVVCNNTATSKLVFDYISGFERTNEDGSITPVPGRLELFRNFDEHGEPLARPNTLLIDSEQLESGEALDDNFRAMAADEIERFKREIIERTGDRRQAENLSDSELLREVMNTVGKQGRLGEQIRCVVSVSMLTEGWDANTVTHILGVRAFGTQLLCEQVIGRALRRQNYELNENTGLFDVEYADVFGIPFDFTAKPVLVTPSKPRETIMVNALRPERDHLEIRFPRVQGYRVELPEEQLEAEFNEDHHLTLTPEDVGATKTHNAGIIGETVELDIKHLEDVRQSTLLMELTKHLLFQHWRDQGQDAPIALFGQLKRIVRQWLEECLECKGGTCAAQLMYRELADRACQYITKGITAKELKKGRQVKAILDPFNPTGSTAHVRFNTSRPGIERWETVGVENQPKNQVNWVILDSGWEAEFCRIAESHPKVLAYTKNHNLGLEVPYRFGSSNRIYIPDFIVQVDDGRGKSDPLNLIVEIKGYRREDAKIKKSTMDTYWVPGVNHLGNHGRWAFVEFGDVYEMQEDFAKEVEAKFNQMIETAAPAAGNKEH; via the coding sequence TTCCAGCTTCATAAGTCCTATCCCGAAACCACGCCGGTACCATGGCGAGCAAACCACTCTGGCGCTGGATGAGGTTGAGAACCTTGCTGACGATGGGCAGCGCTACCGTCATTCGGAATTGATTAATGCAGTGCGGCGAGAGGTGGATGCGTGGCGGCGGTTGCCACCATCGCAGTGGCGTGTCACGCCCGAGACAGCGCGTTTGCTGGAGCACTGGCGCAACTTTAAGTTCAGCGGTGTGCGCCCATTCTTCTGCCAGGTCGAAGCGGCCGAGACCGCTATCTGGCTGACTGAAGTAGCCCCGCAGCTCGGCAAGAATGGTGAGCGCTACCTCGATCACCTAAAAAAGGTCAGCCAAGATGCCAATCCCGGCCTAATGCGTCTGGCGCTGAAGCTGGCCACCGGTGCTGGCAAGACTACGGTCATGGCGATGCTTATCGCATGGCAGACAGTCAATGCCGTGCGGCATCCGCAGAGCAAGAAATTCACCCGTGGTTTCCTGCTGGTCGCACCCGGCCTGACTATCAAAGATCGTCTTCGCGTGCTGCTACCTAACGATGCGGACAGCTATTACGCCAATCGCGAGATCGTGCCGCGTGACATGCTGATGGATCTGGACAAGGCCAAGATCGTCATTACCAACTACCACTCTTTCAAACTGCGTGAGCGCATGGAGCTGTCCAAGGGGGGGCGTCGCTTGCTGCAAGGCCGCGTCGGCAGCGAGCTGGACACGCTTGAAACCGAGGGTCAGATGCTCCAACGAGTCATGCCTGAGTTGATGGGACTGAAAAACATCCTAGTTATCAACGATGAGGCGCATCATTGCTACAGAGAAAAGCCGCACGCTACGGAGGACGACGAAGATCTGGATAAAGATAGGAGGGCCGAGGCTGAGGAAAATAATAAAGCCGCACGACTCTGGATTTCTGGCCTGGAAGCAGTGAACAGAAAACTGGGCCTGCAGCGGGTAATGGACCTGTCAGCCACGCCGTTCTTCCTGGCCGGATCCGGGTACGTGGAAGGTACGTTGTTTCCTTGGACGATGAGCGACTTTTCGCTGATGGATGCTATCGAATGTGGCATCGTTAAATTACCGCGTGTGCCAGTGGCCGACAATATCCCTGGTGCGGAAATGCCCATCTACCGCGAACTTTGGAAGCACATTGGGAAAAAGATGCCTAAGAAGGGGCGCGGCAAGAACGCCTTGCTCGACCCATTGGCTATCCCGGTGGAATTGCAAACCGCGCTGGAGGCCTTGTACGGCCACTACCTCAAAACTTACGAAGCCTGGAATCAAGCAGGCATCAAAGTGCCGCCGTGCTTCATAGTGGTGTGCAACAACACCGCCACTTCCAAACTTGTGTTTGATTACATCTCTGGTTTCGAACGCACGAATGAAGATGGGTCCATCACTCCTGTGCCGGGGCGGCTGGAGCTGTTCCGAAATTTCGACGAGCATGGCGAGCCGCTCGCGCGTCCGAACACACTACTTATCGACAGCGAGCAGCTCGAATCTGGTGAGGCTCTGGACGATAACTTTCGGGCTATGGCCGCTGACGAGATCGAACGCTTCAAGCGCGAGATCATCGAACGCACTGGCGACCGCCGCCAGGCGGAGAACCTGAGTGACAGCGAACTGCTACGAGAGGTGATGAACACCGTTGGCAAGCAGGGCCGCTTGGGCGAACAAATCCGCTGCGTGGTGTCGGTGTCCATGCTCACCGAAGGTTGGGACGCCAATACAGTTACCCACATTCTTGGTGTGCGTGCGTTTGGTACGCAGTTACTGTGCGAACAGGTTATCGGTCGTGCCCTACGACGTCAAAACTACGAATTGAACGAAAACACGGGCCTGTTCGACGTGGAATATGCCGACGTATTCGGCATTCCCTTCGACTTCACGGCCAAGCCGGTTTTGGTCACTCCGTCCAAGCCGCGTGAAACCATCATGGTAAATGCTCTGCGACCGGAGCGCGACCATCTGGAAATCCGGTTCCCGCGCGTGCAAGGCTATCGCGTTGAATTACCGGAAGAGCAACTCGAAGCCGAATTCAATGAAGACCATCACCTCACTCTAACGCCGGAGGACGTCGGCGCGACCAAAACTCATAACGCTGGCATCATCGGCGAAACGGTGGAGCTGGATATTAAGCATCTGGAAGACGTGCGCCAGTCCACTCTACTGATGGAGCTGACCAAGCATTTGCTGTTCCAGCATTGGCGTGACCAGGGCCAAGATGCACCGATTGCCCTGTTTGGCCAACTCAAGCGCATTGTGCGCCAGTGGTTGGAAGAGTGCCTAGAATGCAAAGGAGGCACTTGCGCGGCTCAATTGATGTACCGTGAGCTGGCGGACAGAGCCTGCCAATACATCACAAAGGGCATTACGGCGAAAGAACTGAAAAAAGGGCGGCAGGTTAAGGCTATTCTCGATCCGTTCAACCCGACTGGTAGCACCGCGCACGTTCGCTTCAACACCTCGCGCCCCGGCATCGAACGCTGGGAAACCGTTGGGGTGGAAAACCAGCCAAAGAATCAAGTCAACTGGGTGATTTTGGATAGTGGCTGGGAAGCTGAGTTCTGCCGTATTGCTGAATCCCATCCCAAGGTGCTGGCCTATACCAAAAACCACAACCTCGGCCTAGAAGTCCCTTACCGCTTCGGCTCGTCCAATCGCATTTATATCCCGGACTTTATTGTGCAAGTGGATGACGGTCGCGGTAAGAGCGATCCACTGAATTTAATCGTTGAGATAAAGGGCTACCGGCGTGAGGACGCGAAGATAAAGAAATCCACGATGGATACCTATTGGGTCCCTGGCGTGAACCATCTCGGTAATCACGGCCGCTGGGCCTTTGTGGAATTCGGCGACGTGTACGAAATGCAGGAAGATTTTGCCAAGGAGGTCGAGGCGAAGTTTAACCAAATGATTGAAACGGCTGCGCCTGCGGCGGGAAACAAGGAACACTGA